Proteins from a genomic interval of Microbacterium imperiale:
- a CDS encoding histidinol-phosphate transaminase, whose amino-acid sequence MTDLPVRIRPEIAALPAYRQGRQAAADAFKLSSNENPFDPLPGVVEAVRAATTFNRYPDASAARLRARLADRYAVAPDGVHVAAGSVSILYQLASATSGPGDEIMFAWRSFEAYPGLAAVAGATAVLVPLTAESGHDLDAMADAVTERTRMIIVCSPNNPTGPVVSQAAFDAFVARVPRDVLIVLDEAYAEFVTDPDAVTGAAVLAAGHANVVILRTFSKAYGLAGLRVGYAIGDHRILDAARSTGIPLSVTAQAEEAALASLDAEDELLERVRHIAGRRDALADRLRAAGWDVPVAQGNFVWLPAGDRALEIAEAFDAAGLIVRAFAGDGVRISIGEEESIERIVAAAASVLS is encoded by the coding sequence CAACGAGAACCCGTTCGACCCGCTGCCCGGCGTCGTCGAGGCCGTGCGCGCGGCGACCACGTTCAACCGCTATCCCGACGCGTCGGCCGCGCGGCTGCGCGCCCGCCTCGCCGACCGTTACGCGGTCGCCCCCGACGGCGTGCACGTCGCCGCCGGATCGGTGTCGATCCTCTACCAGCTCGCGTCGGCGACGAGCGGGCCGGGCGACGAGATCATGTTCGCGTGGCGCTCGTTCGAGGCCTACCCGGGCCTCGCCGCCGTCGCGGGGGCGACCGCGGTCCTGGTGCCGCTGACGGCCGAGTCGGGTCACGACCTCGACGCGATGGCGGATGCCGTCACCGAGCGCACCCGCATGATCATCGTCTGCAGCCCCAACAACCCGACCGGCCCCGTCGTGTCGCAGGCGGCGTTCGACGCGTTCGTCGCCCGCGTGCCGCGCGACGTGCTGATCGTGCTCGACGAGGCGTACGCCGAGTTCGTCACCGACCCGGATGCCGTCACCGGCGCCGCCGTGCTCGCCGCCGGCCACGCGAACGTCGTCATCTTGCGCACGTTCTCGAAGGCGTACGGTCTGGCGGGGCTGCGCGTGGGGTACGCCATCGGCGACCATCGCATCCTCGACGCGGCCCGCAGCACCGGCATCCCGCTGTCGGTGACGGCCCAGGCCGAAGAGGCGGCGCTCGCGAGCCTCGATGCCGAGGATGAGCTGCTCGAGCGCGTTCGCCACATCGCCGGTCGTCGTGACGCGCTCGCCGACCGGCTGCGCGCTGCGGGATGGGACGTCCCCGTGGCCCAGGGCAACTTCGTCTGGCTCCCCGCGGGCGACCGGGCGCTCGAGATCGCCGAGGCCTTCGATGCGGCCGGGCTGATCGTCCGGGCCTTCGCCGGTGACGGTGTGCGGATCTCGATCGGCGAAGAGGAATCGATCGAGCGGATCGTCGCGGCCGCGGCATCCGTGCTGAGCTGA